The DNA region CTGCTACCGGCCACCATGCCCAAGTTCGGCTCGGCCTTCGACCTGGCGATCGCGGCGGCGCTGCTCGGCGGCTCCGGTGAGCTGCCCCTGGCCCCGCTGGAGGGCGTGGTGATCCTCGGCGAACTGGGCCTGGACGGCACCGTCCGACCGGTCCGGGGGGTGCTGCCGATGGCCGCCGCGGCGGCCCGGGCCGGGGTCCAGCGGGTGATCGTGCCGGCCGCCAACAGCGCCGAGGCCGCCGTGGTGCCCGGCCTGCGGGTACGCGGCGTGGACACCCTGCACCGGCTGATCGCCTACGTCCGCGACGGCGTACCCCTGATCGAGCCCCCGACCCACCTGCCGCCGCCGGCCGATCCCGGCCCCGATCTGGCCGAGGTGGCCGGGCAGGGGCTCGGTCGGCGGGCCCTGGAGGTGGCTGCCGCCGGGGGCCACCACCTGGCGCTGATCGGCCCGCCGGGGGCCGGCAAGACGATGCTGGCCGAGCGTCTGCCCTCGATTCTGCCGGAGCTGGACGACGCCGCCGCCCTGGAGGTGACCGCGCTGCACTCGATCGCCGGGCTGTTGCCGGCGGAGGGTGGGCTGCTGCGGCGGCCCCCGTTCCAGGCCCCGCACCACACCGCGACCATCCCGGCCATCGTCGGCGGCGGGACGGGGATGGCCCGGCCCGGCGCGATCTCGCTGGCCCACCGAGGGGTGCTCTTTCTGGACGAGGCTCCGGAATTCAGCCGCGCCGCCCTGGAGGCGTTACGCCAACCGCTGGAGCACGGTCGGGTGCGGTTGGCCCGTAGCCGGGGCGGCACCGAGTACCCCGCCCGGGCACAGCTGGTGATCGCGGCCAATCCCTGCCCGTGCGCCAGTCCGGCCGGCGACGACCGGTGCGAGTGTCCCCCGCAGGCCCGCCGCCGCTACCTGGGTCGACTCTCCGGTCCCCTGCTCGACCGGATCGATCTTCAGGTGCGGCTGCTGCCGATGCGCGCCGCCGACCTGATGGAGGCGGGCACCCACGAGTCCTCCGCGGTGGTGGCGTCCCGGGTGCTGGCCGCTCGTAGGGCGGCGGCGGAGCGCTGGTCGGTGTTGGGTCGCCGCCTCAACGCGGAGGTGCCCGGTCAGCAACTGCGCCGGCCCCCGTGGCAGCTACCCGCCGCCGACACCGCCGAACTACGAGCCCGGCTCGACTCGGGGTCGCTCTCCGCGCGCGGCTTCGACCGGGTCATCCGGCTCGCCTGGACCATCGCCGACCTCGACGGGCGCCCCCGCCCGGACCGACACGACGTCGGCGAGGCCATCCACCTCAGGACGGGAGAGGGCATATGAGCACGTACGACGAGACCACACTGGCCCGGGTGGCGTTGACCTGGCTGGCCGAGCCGGGCACCCGCTCGGTGTACGCGCTGGTCGACGAACTCGGCCCGGTGGCCGCCCTGGATCTGCTGCTCGACGGCGGGGCGCCCCAGGAGGAGTTACGCGACAGCGTGGCGGCCCGCCGCCAGGCCGGGGATGCGCGGGCCATCGCCGCCGAGGCCCTGGAACGCGGCGAACGGCTAGGTGCCCGCGTCATCGTGCCGGATGACGACGAGTGGCCCGCCTCGGTCGAGCAACTGCGCACCCTCGTGCTGGAGGATGCGCGCCGCCGGGTCGACCGGGAGACCGCCCCACCCCTCTGCTTCTGGGTACGCGGGCCGTTGCCGCTGGCCGAGACGCTGGACCGGTCGGTGGCCGTGGTCGGGGCACGGGCCGCCACCCCGTACGGCCTGCATGTCGCCAGGGACCTGGGTTACGGCCTGGCCGACCGGGACTGGACGGTCGTCTCCGGCGGTGCCTTCGGCATCGACGCCGCCGCACACCGGGGCGCGCTGAGCGCGGGCGGCCGGACGGTCGCGGTGCTGGCCTGTGGAGTGGACCGCCCCTACCCGATGGGTAACACGGCGTTGTTCGACCGGATCGCCGACTCCGGGCTGCTGGTCAGCGAATGGCCGCCGGAGGCCGAGCCGCTTCGTCCCCGTTTCCTGATCCGCAACCGGGTGATCGCGGCCGGCACGAAGGGCACCGTGCTGGTGGAGGCGGCGGCCCGCAGCGGCGCCACCCAGACCACCCGACGGGCCCTGGCGCTGCACAAACCGGCGATGGTGGTGCCCGGTCCGGTCACCTCGGCGATGTCGGTCGGCACCCACGAGTTCCTGCGGGAGGAACCGAATGCCCGCCTGGTGACCGGGCTGGCTCAGGTGCTGGAGGAGGTGGGTCGGATCGGGGAACTGGCCCCGGTGCCACGGGGTCCGCAGCGACCCACCGACCTGATCGACGACGACGCCCGGGCGATCGTGGAGGTGATGCCCCGACGGGGCACGATCGGGGTGGACGACCTGGCCGGTCGCGCCGGTCTGGCGGTACGCACCGTGCTGCGCAAGCTGTCCCTGTTGGAGGAGTTGGCCCTGGTGGTTCGCCGCGGCGACGGCTACGCCCTGGTGACGGCCCCAGGCGCCCGCCGAGCCGCCCACCCTGACGGTGTCGCGGGCGGAGGCACCCGACCCTAGGCTGTGACCCGTGGGGGGTACGGAAGGTCGCAGCGCCCGTGGCACCCGGGCCGTGCACGCGGCGCTGCCGGAGCCGCTGCGCGAGGCGGTGGACGAGTTCGCCCGGCACCTGGCCTCGGTCCGCAACCGTTCGGCCCACACCGTACGGGCGTACGTCGCCGATCTGGTCTCCCTGTTGGATCACGCGCATCGGATGGGCGCCGCCGAGGTGGCCGAACTGGACCTGGACACGGTACGCAGTTGGCTGGCCAAGCAGCGCACCATGGGAGCCGCCCGGGCGTCGCTGGCCCGACGCGCGGCGGCGGCACGCACCTTCAGTGCCTGGGCGCACCGGGGCGGGCTGCTGCCCACGGATGTGGCCGCCACCCTCGCCAGTCCCCGCCCGCAGCGCACCCTGCCCACCGTGCTCCGCGCCGACCAGGCCGCCCTCCTCGTCGAGGCACCCACCCGATCCACCGCCGATGGCCGCGCCACTTCCGGCGCCCATCCCACCCCCGAGGCCGACGCCCACCCCACGGCTGGCCCTCCCACCGCCGATGGCACCGGCACAGAGGAAGCGGAGGGTGCCGAGGACGGAGAGCGGGTGGCTCGGGCGGTGCGGTGGCGTGACCGGGTGCTGCTGGAGTTGCTCTACGGCACCGGGGTGCGGGTCAGTGAGGTGTGCGGCATCGACCTGGCCGATGTCGACCATGGCCGGCGGGTGGTCCGGGTCCGGGGCAAGGGTGGCCGGGAACGGACCGTGCCGTACGGCCTGCCGGCGCAGCGGGCCCTCGACGAGTGGCTGCGACACGGGCGGCCCGTGCTGGCGGTCCCGGCCTCCGGAGAGGCGCTGCTGCTCGGCGCCCGGGGTGGCCGGCTGAATCCGACCACCGCCCGCCGGATCGTCGGTGCGTACGCCGAGGCCGCCGACCTGCCCCGGATCGGACCGCACGCGCTGCGCCACTCGGCCGCCACCCACCTGCTCGAAGGCGGGGCGGACCTGCGCGCGGTACAGGAGTTGCTGGGCCACTCCTCGCTGGCCAGTACGCAGGTCTACACCCATGTCTCGGTCGATCGGCTACGTGCGGCGTACCGCCAGGCCCACCCCCGCGCCTAAGTCGCGGCCACGACAGCGCCCGAATGGCGGAACACTTTCCGATCAAGATCCATCACCCAGGGCCCGGGGGTGGCGTTACGATCATCCGGTGAGCGTCCCGCCTCCGCCTGAGCCTATGACGGGCGCCCGCCTGCTCTTCTCCCTCGACCCGGCGGTCAGTCACCTCAACCACGGCTCGTTCGGCGCAGTGCCGATCATCGTGCAGCGGGCCCAGCAGCGGTTGCGGGACGAGATGGAGGCCGACCCGCTGCGCTTCTTCGCCACCGGCCTGGTCGACCGGATCACCCACGCCCGCCGGCACCTGGCCGGCTTCCTCGGCGCCGACCCGGACGGCACCGCCCTGACCGTCAACGCCACCACCGGGGTGGCGGTGGTGTTGCAGTCCCTAGGGCTGGGCCCGGCCGACGAGGTGCTCACCACCGATCATGGCTACGGTGCGGTCGACTTCGCCATCGCCCGGGAGTGCCGCCGCAGCGGAGCGACCCATCGGGTGCTGCCGGTGCCACTGTCGGCGACCACCGAGGAGATCGTGCAGATCGTCCGGTCCGGGCTGCGTCCGGGGCGTACCCGGCTGCTCGTGGTCGACCAGCTCACCTCGGCCACGGCACGGTTGTTGCCGGTCGCCGCCATCGTCGGGGTGGCGCGGGAACACGGGGTGTCCGTGCTCGTCGACGCCGCCCACGCTCCCGGGATGCTGCCGGCGAGCGTGCAGAGCATCGGGGCCGACTTCTGGGTCGGCAACCTGCACAAGTGGGGGTACGCCCCCCGTGGCACGGCCGTGCTGGTGGTCGCCCCGTCCTGGCGGGACCGCATCGAACCCCTGGTGGTCTCCTGGGAGCAGGCGGCCGGCTTCCCCAGCCGGGTGGAGTGGCAGGCGACCGCGGACTACACCGCCTGGCTGAGTGCCCCGGTGGGGCTCTACCTGCTGCGTACCCTCGGGGTGGACCGGGTGCGCGCGCACAACGCGGCTCTGGCGGCGTACGGCCAGCGGGTGGTGGGGGATGCCCTGGGGGTGCGGCCGGCCGATCTGCCCGAGCCCGGCGGACCCACGGTCGCCATGCGGATCATCCCGTTGCCGCCAGGGCTGGCCACCACGGTCGAGGGCGCCCTGGCGCTGCGGGCCCGGATCGCCGAGCGGCTCGCCATCCAGGTCGCGGTCAACCCCTGGAACGGGCAGGGCTGGCTGCGGCTGTGCGGCCAGGTGTACAACTCGCCCGACGAGTACGACCGGCTAGCCGGGCGGCTGCCCGCCCTGCTGGCCCAACGCTGACCGGCTTCCCGGCCAGGCTGATCGGCTCCTCGGCCAGCGGCAGCAGCCGGGTGCGACCGAGACCGAGCAGGGCCAACGGGTCCAGGTAGTCAGTACCCCGGCGCAGCCCCCAGTGCAGGCAGGCCGCCTCGGGGCAGCCCAGGTGCCCGGGCGCCAGGACCCCCAGGAGGGTGCCGGCCGCCACCGCCGTGCCGACCGTGACCACCGGTTCCACCGGCTCGTAGGTGGTGCGCAGCCCGTCGGGGTGGGTCACCGAGATCACCGGCCGGCCGGCGACCAGACCGGCGTACGAGACCGTGCCGCTGCCGGCGGCCCGGATCGGCGCGCCCGCCGGGGCGATCAGATCCACCCCACGATGGCCGGACAGCCAGGGCCGAGCCGGAGGATCGAACCGGCGGCCCGGTCGAGGCACCCCCTCGACCGGCCACCGGTACCCCTGCCCGGCAGACCCGCCCCCTGGCGACAGCACGACGCTGGGCGACGGCACCACCCCCGACGGACCAGCCACCACCGTTGAGAGCGGCAGCATGGTGGGGGACGACCGCTGTCCGGACGAGGAGAGGGTCGGCATGAGGAGGGGCAGCAGCAGGAGGGCGCAGAGCGCCCGGGTTCGGGTCACCATGGCGGCGAGTGTGCCGATCCTGGGGCGGCCTCGCTGCCCGGCAAGGGTCGCCTGTGGACGACGCGGGGCCCTGTGGACAACCCACGCCGACGAAGCTGATCTGCTATGGCCTGACGACAGCCGGGCCGGACCGCCAGTGTGGACCGATCGCGGCGGGTGGGGGTCCACCGCGCGGAAACCGGCCGGAGATCAACCGGGGTTCAGCAGGGATCAGCCGCCGAAGCCGGAGTCGGCCGGCAGGGAGATGTCCGGCTTCTCCAGCTCCTCGACGTTGACGTCCTTGAAGGTCATCACCCGCACGTTCTTGACGAACCGGGCGGGACGATACATGTCCCACACCCAGGCGTCGTGCATCTCGACCTCGAAGTAGACCTCGCCGTCGGAGTTGCGCACGTGCAGGTCGACCTGGTTGGCCAGATAGAACCGCCGCTCGGTCTCCACCACGTAGGAGAACTGACGGACGATGTCGCGGTACTCCCGGTAGAGCTGTAGCTCCATCTCGGTCTCGTACTTTTCGAGATCTTCCGCGCTCATCGCACTCCGCCTTCCATGACCACATCTTCCCCCACCGACGCCGGAGGCTGAGGCTGCTCGCCCAACGCCACGCCGACGGTACCCCCTGCGAAGCCTGAGCGCTCCATCGGCTCGTCCCAGCTTGCGCCCAGCGGTCGACGGGAGCGGGGTGGACGGCCGTCCAGGCCGGAGACGGCCGCTACGTTGACGTAGGAGAACCGGTGTTCCCGGCACGGACCCCGCTCGCGCAGGGCCGCCGTGTGATCGGCGGTGATGTACCCCTTGTGCTCGGCGAAGCCGTACCCCGGGTAGGTAGCCTCCAGGTCGACCATGATCCGGTCCCGGGTCACCTTGGCCAGGACGCTGGCCGCCGCTACGCAGGCCGCCACCCGGTCGCCCTTCCACACGGCCAGACCGGGCACGTCCAGGCCGTCGACCCCGAACCCGTCGGTCAACACGTACTCCGGTCGCACGGTCAGCGAGGCCAGCGCCCGACGCATCGCGGCCAGGTTGCACACGTGCAGCCCCCGGGCGTCGACCTCCTCGGCCGGGATGACCACCACGGCGTATGCCAGGGCACGCGCGACGACCTCGGCGTACACCCGCTCCCGGCTCGCCGGGGTGAGCAGCTTGGAGTCGGCCAGGCCCTCGATCTCACCTCGCCGCCCTTCCGGCAGCACCGCGGCGGCGGCCACCAGCGGCCCGGCGCAGGCCCCCCGGCCGGCCTCGTCGGCACCGGCGACGTACCGGAAGCCACGCCGTTGCAGGGCCCGCTCCAGGGCGTACAGCCCGGCCTCCCGGCGCACCACCGTGCGCGGCGGGGTCAGCATGGCGCACCGGGAGCCGTGGCCGTAGAGGCCAGGGCCCGGGTCAGGACCTCGGGGAGGTCCAGGGGGTAGCACCGCTCGGCGGTGCTGCGCAGTTCCTGGGCCGACCACCACCGGTGACCGTCCACGCTGTTGCGCTCCACCTCGCTGAATCCCGTCGTGTCGACCTCGTGTGCGGCGACCCGCACCAGAAAGAACCGCTGTTCCTGCCGGTACCACACCCCGTCGAAGGAGAACTCCGTCACCTCGGCGTGCACCGGCTCACCGAACTGGGTCATCGCCAACCGCAACCCGGTCTCCTCCGCCAACTCCCGCGCCGCGCCCTCGGGGTAGCTCTCCCCCGGGTCCAGTCCGCCACCCGGGGTGAACCACCAGCGTCCGTCCTGCGGACGGGCGGGATCGAAGCCCCGGAAGAGCAGCAACCGGTCGGCCCGGTCGACCAGGAGCACCCGGGCGGCGCGCCTCGGGGTGTAGAGCGTCACCGCACCAGATTGCCAGACGTGGCCGACAACGCCCACGTCCCGTCCCCGACACCTCAGGGGGTGGGAATGGCCTCGAACTCCTCCGGCACGGTCAGCAGGGTGGCCCGGTTGAACGGCCAGAAGACCGTGAAGGCCCGGCCCACTACGTCCTTCTCCGGGATGGTCGCCGCGGTGACGTTCTCCCCGGACTGCTGGTAGTGCTCCAGGGAGTCACCGGAGGCGGAACGGTGGTCACCCATCACCCAGAGCCGACCCTGCGGAATGACGACGTCGAACTCCTGGTCCGCCGGCTTGTCCCGGTTGCCGTCGAAGGAGAAGATGTACGGCTCGTCCAGCGGCACCCCGTTGATCACCAGACGGTCCTGGGCGTCGCAGCAGACCAGCCGATCCCCGCCGACCCCGATCACCCGCTTGATGAAGTCCTCGCCCGCGGGGTTGCCGCTCCACTCGACCGGGGCCTTGAAGACGATCACCTCGCCCCGGTGCGGGGTCCGGAAGTTGTACACCAACTTGTTGACCAGCACCCGATCATCGATCTTGAGGGTGTTCTCCATGGAGGGCGACGGGATGAAGAAGGTCTGCAGTACGAAGGCCCGCACCAGTACCGCGACCAGGATCGCCACCCCCAGCAGGATGGGAAGTTCCTTCCAGAACGAGTGGCGTGGCTTGTCGGTCTGCTCGTCAATCACGGGAGGAGCCTACGTTGCCCGGATCGGTGCCACCGCGTGGAACGCGCTAGAACGGCTAGGGTGGCCGCGATCGGAAGCACCAGGACCACCCCTCCTTCGGTCGTGGGCCGCACCGGTGGGGCCGCCCCGCCGGTGGCCGTGACCGCCGGAGGCACCTCGGCGAAGGTCTCCGGCACCGGCAGAGTGTGCCAGCGGCTGGAGGGCCAGACCACCGCGAAGGCCCGGCCCACCACGTTGTCAATCGGCACCGTGCCCTGGCAGCGGGCGTCCTGGGAGACGAGCCGGTGGTCGCCGAGCACGAACATCTGACCGGGCGGGACCACGATCTCCTCGAACCGCCGGGACCGGCACTCCTGCGGGTTGGGGGGCAACTCCAGGGGGGAGTCCCGCAGCACGTACGCGGACTCGTCCAGCGGGGTGCCGTTGACCAGCACCCGCCCCTGCTCGTCGCAGCAGCTGACCCGGTCACCCGGCAGGCCGATGACCCGCTTGATGAAGTCCTTCTCCCCCGGGCGGCTCAGCCCGACCAGGTCACCCACCGTGCGGCCTAGCCGGTCGGTGAAACCCCCGGCCGGCTCCACGTCCACCTGCGGGACCCACTGGTCGGTGCCCCGGAAGACCACCACCTCGCCACGCTGCGGATCCCGCACGTTGTAGACGACCTTGTTGACCAGGACCCGGTCCCCGACCAGCAGGGTGT from Micromonospora sp. NBC_01739 includes:
- the lepB gene encoding signal peptidase I; this translates as MIDEQTDKPRHSFWKELPILLGVAILVAVLVRAFVLQTFFIPSPSMENTLKIDDRVLVNKLVYNFRTPHRGEVIVFKAPVEWSGNPAGEDFIKRVIGVGGDRLVCCDAQDRLVINGVPLDEPYIFSFDGNRDKPADQEFDVVIPQGRLWVMGDHRSASGDSLEHYQQSGENVTAATIPEKDVVGRAFTVFWPFNRATLLTVPEEFEAIPTP
- a CDS encoding DNA-processing protein DprA, yielding MSTYDETTLARVALTWLAEPGTRSVYALVDELGPVAALDLLLDGGAPQEELRDSVAARRQAGDARAIAAEALERGERLGARVIVPDDDEWPASVEQLRTLVLEDARRRVDRETAPPLCFWVRGPLPLAETLDRSVAVVGARAATPYGLHVARDLGYGLADRDWTVVSGGAFGIDAAAHRGALSAGGRTVAVLACGVDRPYPMGNTALFDRIADSGLLVSEWPPEAEPLRPRFLIRNRVIAAGTKGTVLVEAAARSGATQTTRRALALHKPAMVVPGPVTSAMSVGTHEFLREEPNARLVTGLAQVLEEVGRIGELAPVPRGPQRPTDLIDDDARAIVEVMPRRGTIGVDDLAGRAGLAVRTVLRKLSLLEELALVVRRGDGYALVTAPGARRAAHPDGVAGGGTRP
- a CDS encoding ribonuclease HII, producing the protein MLTPPRTVVRREAGLYALERALQRRGFRYVAGADEAGRGACAGPLVAAAAVLPEGRRGEIEGLADSKLLTPASRERVYAEVVARALAYAVVVIPAEEVDARGLHVCNLAAMRRALASLTVRPEYVLTDGFGVDGLDVPGLAVWKGDRVAACVAAASVLAKVTRDRIMVDLEATYPGYGFAEHKGYITADHTAALRERGPCREHRFSYVNVAAVSGLDGRPPRSRRPLGASWDEPMERSGFAGGTVGVALGEQPQPPASVGEDVVMEGGVR
- a CDS encoding YifB family Mg chelatase-like AAA ATPase; translation: MSYARVLCVGLVGVTGHLVEVEADLAPGLPAVVISGLPDTALHEARDRVRAAVVNSGQRWPNRRITLNLLPATMPKFGSAFDLAIAAALLGGSGELPLAPLEGVVILGELGLDGTVRPVRGVLPMAAAAARAGVQRVIVPAANSAEAAVVPGLRVRGVDTLHRLIAYVRDGVPLIEPPTHLPPPADPGPDLAEVAGQGLGRRALEVAAAGGHHLALIGPPGAGKTMLAERLPSILPELDDAAALEVTALHSIAGLLPAEGGLLRRPPFQAPHHTATIPAIVGGGTGMARPGAISLAHRGVLFLDEAPEFSRAALEALRQPLEHGRVRLARSRGGTEYPARAQLVIAANPCPCASPAGDDRCECPPQARRRYLGRLSGPLLDRIDLQVRLLPMRAADLMEAGTHESSAVVASRVLAARRAAAERWSVLGRRLNAEVPGQQLRRPPWQLPAADTAELRARLDSGSLSARGFDRVIRLAWTIADLDGRPRPDRHDVGEAIHLRTGEGI
- a CDS encoding tyrosine recombinase XerC gives rise to the protein MGGTEGRSARGTRAVHAALPEPLREAVDEFARHLASVRNRSAHTVRAYVADLVSLLDHAHRMGAAEVAELDLDTVRSWLAKQRTMGAARASLARRAAAARTFSAWAHRGGLLPTDVAATLASPRPQRTLPTVLRADQAALLVEAPTRSTADGRATSGAHPTPEADAHPTAGPPTADGTGTEEAEGAEDGERVARAVRWRDRVLLELLYGTGVRVSEVCGIDLADVDHGRRVVRVRGKGGRERTVPYGLPAQRALDEWLRHGRPVLAVPASGEALLLGARGGRLNPTTARRIVGAYAEAADLPRIGPHALRHSAATHLLEGGADLRAVQELLGHSSLASTQVYTHVSVDRLRAAYRQAHPRA
- a CDS encoding DUF2469 domain-containing protein; the encoded protein is MSAEDLEKYETEMELQLYREYRDIVRQFSYVVETERRFYLANQVDLHVRNSDGEVYFEVEMHDAWVWDMYRPARFVKNVRVMTFKDVNVEELEKPDISLPADSGFGG
- a CDS encoding NUDIX hydrolase, with protein sequence MTLYTPRRAARVLLVDRADRLLLFRGFDPARPQDGRWWFTPGGGLDPGESYPEGAARELAEETGLRLAMTQFGEPVHAEVTEFSFDGVWYRQEQRFFLVRVAAHEVDTTGFSEVERNSVDGHRWWSAQELRSTAERCYPLDLPEVLTRALASTATAPGAPC
- a CDS encoding aminotransferase class V-fold PLP-dependent enzyme codes for the protein MSVPPPPEPMTGARLLFSLDPAVSHLNHGSFGAVPIIVQRAQQRLRDEMEADPLRFFATGLVDRITHARRHLAGFLGADPDGTALTVNATTGVAVVLQSLGLGPADEVLTTDHGYGAVDFAIARECRRSGATHRVLPVPLSATTEEIVQIVRSGLRPGRTRLLVVDQLTSATARLLPVAAIVGVAREHGVSVLVDAAHAPGMLPASVQSIGADFWVGNLHKWGYAPRGTAVLVVAPSWRDRIEPLVVSWEQAAGFPSRVEWQATADYTAWLSAPVGLYLLRTLGVDRVRAHNAALAAYGQRVVGDALGVRPADLPEPGGPTVAMRIIPLPPGLATTVEGALALRARIAERLAIQVAVNPWNGQGWLRLCGQVYNSPDEYDRLAGRLPALLAQR
- a CDS encoding M23 family metallopeptidase, which gives rise to MTRTRALCALLLLPLLMPTLSSSGQRSSPTMLPLSTVVAGPSGVVPSPSVVLSPGGGSAGQGYRWPVEGVPRPGRRFDPPARPWLSGHRGVDLIAPAGAPIRAAGSGTVSYAGLVAGRPVISVTHPDGLRTTYEPVEPVVTVGTAVAAGTLLGVLAPGHLGCPEAACLHWGLRRGTDYLDPLALLGLGRTRLLPLAEEPISLAGKPVSVGPAGRAAARLAGRTRRASCTPGRTAAASPARSRG